The nucleotide window TTGTAATTTTGAAAGGAAGAAGACATTGTTACACCAGTTTCCATCATAGAAGATGGTTTTTTGTTCCCTTTAGACTAGAAGTGATTTTGTTTCTAGGATGACTACCATTCATTTTCATAAGAATTGAAAATTTCTTTCCAAACGATTTAACACAATTAAAGAAAATTTCGAACACAATTAGTCCGATTCGATCGAATCGGATTTTTTTATAAGTAAGGATGGATCTATCCAGACGACTAAGTTTCCATTTCAAGGTATCCTATATCCATTAAGAGGTGCTCCATGTCCTTTGTCAGTTTAACATCCGTAAAGTCTACTATCCCCGACCAAACCAATAACTTCCCTCACGCAAACGATCATACAAACGAAAAACCAATATTAATCGAAAGGACCAATTTTCTATTAGAACAAAAGGTTTTTTTTCATAGCCATCTTTCCATTTCTGTTTCTTCTTCGGACATGACATTCTATTGGAAGAGGTGTGATGTATTATCCAACTTTATATCTCAGTTTTATTTTCATTCTTATGAATCAAAAAGGTTAGATAAAAATGCAATCTCTACAATCATCAATGAACTAGTGGAAAACGCAGCTAAGTATTCTGATAAAGAAAATAGTAAAATCTATATTGAAATCAAAGACTTAGGATCGGATTTACGCTTAGAAGTCAAAAACCGAGTGACTCCTTGGATGAAAGCAATTTTTGAAAATAAAATTCAAACAATCCAACAAGGAAATATAAACCAATTGTATTTTGATGCTTTAGAATCACGAAACAACGGAAGTGGATCGGAAGGGATGGGTTTACTTATATTACTAAAGGATTACCAATTAAAACTAGCCTATGAATTTACGAAAACAGAAGAACTAGATTTTGACCTGACCATTCGGGTTCATATCCCGGTAGAAACTGGAACCTAGGATTCCATTTAAAAATCCTAGGTCTTTAATGACTTTTGGTTCAGAATGTAAATCGTTTTGTTTTTTTAAAACGATTTCAGAATTTCAAAAAATCCAGGGAAACTTGTGTCCACCCAACTTGTGTCGTCAAACGAAAGTTCTACGTTCGAAAGTTTAGAAAGGATCGCAAAACTCATGGCGATTCGGTGGTCCATAAAAGTTTCTATAGCACAGGATTTGATTTCCCCTACTTCTCCAAACTCGTATCCATCTTTCGATTCGTTTACGATCACACCCAGTCTTTCCAAATTGGAAACCATAGACTGGATTCTGTCGGATTCTTTAGCACGTAGTTCCTCTGCGTGAGAGATTTGAAATCCACCTTCTGAAAAGAGACCGGCAATGGTTAAAATAGGAATTTCATCAATGATAGAGGGAATCAGATCTTCTGTAATGAGTGACCTCTTTAGCTTCGAAGGATAAACCAGTAAGTCTCCTATCTCTTCCCCACATTCCTGACGTTTGGCGGTCACTTCAATTCGCCCACCCATATTTTTTAAAACGGTTAAAATTCCTACACGAGAGGGATTGAGGCCAATATTGCGAATGACGAGAGGTTCATTCCCCCCCGCACAAAGACCAAAGACAATATAAAAAGCAGCACTTGAAATATCACCAGGAATGACAAACTTAGCACCTGTAAAATGATAGGGAGGTTTTACAGAAAAATGTACTGGGGAATAATGCTCGATATTCCCACCCAAAAACCGAATCATATTTTCGGTATGGTCACGGGAAACTTCCGACTCTTTATATTCGATAGAAATCTCAGAAGCCAGGGCTGCAAGTACGAGTGCACTTTTGATTTGGGCCGAAGCAATAGGACTAGTATAAGAATAGTTTTTTAGTTGTTTTCCTGTCACACGAAGGGGAGCCCGATCGTTTCCTTCGACAGAAACTATATCGGCGCCCATTTCCCGAAGAGGGTTCATGATCCTTGCCATTGGTCGTTTGCAAAGGGAGGCATCTCCCGTAAGTGTGGCAGAAATTTGAGGAAGGCCAGCCAGTAGACCGGCAGAAAGGCGGATCCCAGTCCCTGCGTTTCCAAAATCCAAAACGCCTGCGGGAGATTTTAAGTTATTTTTCCCTGGGCTTTGTACGGAATAACTTCCTTTGCCAATGGGCTCTACCGAAAGCCCAAGGTTTGCAAAACAATCTAAGGTGTGAAGAGGATCTTCTCCTTCCAAAAAACCATGAATTTCCGATTTCCCTTGGGAGAGTGCACTAAAGAGAACCGACCTATGCGAGATAGACTTATCTCCAGGGACATAAATTTCTTTTTTGGCACTTAATTTGATTTGGGGCTGCAACATGTTGTATTTTTCTAAAAAGTATTTTGCAATTTGGTGCTTCTTTAGTAGGTTTTGACGGAAACCAAGGTTTCGCAAACGAACAACCAAATGCCTCTAGATACCAGTAAAAATAACCAAAAGATCCCAGTCAATCCAGGTGAAGTCCTTTTCATCGGAGGCAAAGCCTCGACTTCCATGAACATCCTACATGAAGGATCGGTTCGAGTAGAAACCACTCTCGGAGACACAAGCATTGTTCTCTACAGTTTAGAAGGAGCAAACCTAACACCAGGTATCTTTGCTCTCCTGGAAGGAACACCTTACCCATATACCATTCGTGCTAAAACATCTTGTGTTGTGTCCACTTATGTAATGAACCAAGCCAACGCAAAAAAAACACTCACATCCAAAGTTTCTGTGGGTGTGATGGCCGTGCGGACCCTACTCAAAGAAATTGGGGAACTATACAAACGAGTCCTATCCATCAAAGGCCTTGCTTCCAAATTCCAACAGACCATGGACAACCTGGGTGCAGTGTATTATATCCTAAACCCATCCATCTTTTCTGATGTAAGTCCAGGGGCCCTCATCACTCGAGATGAAAATATCATTGATCCAGTGATGAAACTCATCCGAAACAATTTGGCGGGGTTTCAAGAGCACGGAGGAATGCTTCCTGACAAACCCACAATCAACTTTTTAGAAGAAGACCACGGTGAGTTTTTTGAACGTAACTATAGCGAAGCCGTGGAATGGAATGATGCCGAATTTCATTTCATTCGCAAAATCCTTTCGGTGAACCCAAAAATTTCGCAGGCCCTATTCGAAGCAGATCCCACGCTTTTACAAAGTGCCGCAGAAAGTTACGTAAAAACCTATCGAGAGTTATTCGAATTATTAAGCAAAGAAACTTATGAATTATCCGAGATGATGAATACCATGTTTGTGGGGGAGAATGCTCTTATTGAAAAATTTAATCTAACTCTGGATTTATTCAATACAGGTTATTCTACAATCCCTTCGACTGTATTGTTACCAACAACGGAATGGGCACTAAAA belongs to Leptospira wolbachii serovar Codice str. CDC and includes:
- a CDS encoding slr1658 superfamily regulator → MSFVSLTSVKSTIPDQTNNFPHANDHTNEKPILIERTNFLLEQKVFFHSHLSISVSSSDMTFYWKRCDVLSNFISQFYFHSYESKRLDKNAISTIINELVENAAKYSDKENSKIYIEIKDLGSDLRLEVKNRVTPWMKAIFENKIQTIQQGNINQLYFDALESRNNGSGSEGMGLLILLKDYQLKLAYEFTKTEELDFDLTIRVHIPVETGT
- the aroA gene encoding 3-phosphoshikimate 1-carboxyvinyltransferase translates to MLQPQIKLSAKKEIYVPGDKSISHRSVLFSALSQGKSEIHGFLEGEDPLHTLDCFANLGLSVEPIGKGSYSVQSPGKNNLKSPAGVLDFGNAGTGIRLSAGLLAGLPQISATLTGDASLCKRPMARIMNPLREMGADIVSVEGNDRAPLRVTGKQLKNYSYTSPIASAQIKSALVLAALASEISIEYKESEVSRDHTENMIRFLGGNIEHYSPVHFSVKPPYHFTGAKFVIPGDISSAAFYIVFGLCAGGNEPLVIRNIGLNPSRVGILTVLKNMGGRIEVTAKRQECGEEIGDLLVYPSKLKRSLITEDLIPSIIDEIPILTIAGLFSEGGFQISHAEELRAKESDRIQSMVSNLERLGVIVNESKDGYEFGEVGEIKSCAIETFMDHRIAMSFAILSKLSNVELSFDDTSWVDTSFPGFFEILKSF